The genomic window GGGTGTAGTCATGAAAAGGGGAAAAGTATGGCTGGGCGCTGCGGGCGTCATTGAAAACAGTAAAGGCGAATGGCTCGTCGTCAAGAAAAAGTACGGCGGTCTAAAAGGAAAATGGTCTATTCCGGCAGGGTTTGTGGAAGAAGGGGAAACAGCAGATCAGGCAGCCGTCAGAGAAGTGAAAGAAGAAACAGGCATCACAGCAGAAGTGATTAAAGTAGCCGGCTTCAGGAGCGGGGTGCTGAAGGATACGATCAGTGATAATATGATTATATTTGTTATGAAAGCAGTGGATGAATCTGAGGCGCTGCAGGTTCCTGAAGAGGAGATCGCAGAGGCGGCGTGGATTGAAAAGAGTGAGCTTAGGAATCATCCGGATGTATCTTCTATGATCCCGGTGATGATTGATCATGAAGAAGCAGCGACGCTTGAAATCAACCGTGATTCAAACCCTGGCGATCAATTTGGTTATACGAAGTATCATTTGTTTTTCTAAGGCTAACTTTAATCATGCAGTCCCTGGGTTGGAGAAACTTTGAATTCAACGTTTCTATAGACCAATTGTGAACAAATTGCGAAATTCACCCACAGTTCTAAATTTTCTGATA from Jeotgalibacillus haloalkalitolerans includes these protein-coding regions:
- a CDS encoding NUDIX hydrolase; translation: MKRGKVWLGAAGVIENSKGEWLVVKKKYGGLKGKWSIPAGFVEEGETADQAAVREVKEETGITAEVIKVAGFRSGVLKDTISDNMIIFVMKAVDESEALQVPEEEIAEAAWIEKSELRNHPDVSSMIPVMIDHEEAATLEINRDSNPGDQFGYTKYHLFF